The Arachis hypogaea cultivar Tifrunner chromosome 14, arahy.Tifrunner.gnm2.J5K5, whole genome shotgun sequence genome has a segment encoding these proteins:
- the LOC112741480 gene encoding uncharacterized protein, with product MLHLYSTIHLSFFPGKSLLGKLSRFSFLSFLRMMFERSSPARCFVTPPQPQPSWTTRHSSSSSSRSPNMALSESESKTSSPSVAASSYPQNKDDLFHVIHKVPAGDSPYVKAKQVQLVDRDPARSISMFWAAINAGDRVESALKDMALVMKQLNRSDEAIEAIKSFRHLCLPESQESLDNILVELYKRSGRVDEEIAMLHHKLKQIEDGITFVGRSTKQARSQGRKIQITAEQEISRILGNLAWAYLQRGDYKIAEEHYRKALSFEVDRNKQCNLAICLMQMNKITEAKFLLQAVTTATKDRKMDDSFVKSYERATQMLSEMGSLSSSARNVSQCSPQNGPVDEPKKAPNIGNLGGRNWEVAECKTENWSSTSEVEASNARRRLYESPPDPAKRDQKVPYNKPKRCSWGFSNNGYQRETWGDFHSDHRSSFGSPNDLSAPPNGKWRAGTLDNPPADGSNQRSKPSESPLVGLNGDLANVTGKSQDSEISSAAEKSVTNVKTIEKKSWADIAEEEENEEQDDLFSGAYANYGGKDSGEVNDENANSNILCQQQPPGNGMLSRNPTVRRSLCFNPEQRPESASKTSASASNSESRRMPAIQSDSSFTRRNRLQVFQDITLQPETP from the exons ATGTTGCATCTTTACAGTACAATTCACCTTTCTTTTTTCCCGGGAAAATCCTTGCTGGGAAAATTATcccgtttttcttttctttcttttctcagaATGATGTTTGAAAGAAGCTCTCCTGCGAGGTGCTTTGTGACGCCACCGCAGCCACAGCCGTCGTGGACGACAaggcattcttcttcttcttcttcgcgttctcCGAACATGGCACTGTCAGAGTCAGAGAGTAAAACATCATCACCATCAGTAGCAGCATCTTCTTATCCTCAGAACAAAGATGATCTTTTTCACGTGATTCACAAAGTCCCTGCTGGGGACTCACCTTACGTGAAGGCTAAGCAAGTTCAG TTGGTGGATAGGGATCCAGCTAGATCAATTTCCATGTTTTGGGCAGCAATCAATGCTGGAGATCGCGTTGAAAGTGCCTTGAAGGACATGGCCTTAGTTATGAAGCAGCTGAATAGGTCTGATGAGGCAATTGAAGCTATTAAATCGTTTCGCCATCTCTGCCTTCCTGAATCCCAAGAATCTCTTGATAACATCCTGGTTGAACTCTACAAG AGGTCAGGGAGAGTTGATGAAGAGATTGCCATGCTCCATCACAAGTTGAAGCAAATTGAAGATGGTATCACTTTTGTGGGAAGGTCAACAAAACAGGCAAGATCTCAGGGGAGGAAGATCCAAATAACTGCAGAGCAAGAGATATCAAg GATACTAGGGAACTTGGCCTGGGCTTACTTGCAGAGAGGTGACTATAAGATCGCCGAAGAACATTATCG AAAAGCACTGTCTTTTGAGGTTGACAGGAACAAGCAATGCAACTTGGCAATCTGTTTGATGCAGATGAACAAGATTACAGAAGCAAAATTTCTGCTTCAGGCAGTGACAACTGCCACAAAAGACAGGAAGATGGATGATTCTTTCGTCAAATCATACGAACGTGCCACACAAATGCTGAGTGAGATGGGGTCTTTGTCGTCATCAGCAAGGAATGTATCACAGTGTTCTCCACAAAATGGTCCTGTTGATGAACCGAAGAAGGCTCCAAATATCGGAAACTTGGGTGGGAGGAATTGGGAAGTGGCTGAATGTAAGACAGAAAATTGGTCTTCAACATCTGAGGTGGAGGCATCTAATGCCAGGAGGAGGTTGTATGAGTCTCCACCAGATCCTGCAAAAAGAGACCAAAAGGTCCCTTACAATAAGCCGAAAAGATGTTCGTGGGGATTCAGTAATAATGGATATCAAAGGGAGACTTGGGGAGATTTCCATTCAGATCATAGATCTTCATTTGGTAGTCCAAATGATTTGTCTGCACCTCCCAATGGAAAGTGGAGAGCAGGGACATTGGATAATCCTCCTGCAGATGGCAGTAACCAGAGATCTAAACCATCAGAATCGCCTCTCGTGGGTTTGAATGGCGATTTGGCAAATGTCACAGGCAAAAGTCAGGATTCTGAAATCTCTTCTGCTGCTGAGAAATCTGTTACAAATGTAAAAACCATAGAGAAGAAGAGCTGGGCCGACATAgccgaagaagaagaaaatgaagagcaAGATGATTTATTCAGTGGAGCATATGCAAATTATGGTGGTAAGGATAGTGGAGAGGTCAATGATGAGAATGCTAACTCAAACATTCTCTGTCAACAACAACCACCTGGGAATGGCATGTTGTCAAGGAATCCAACCGTGAGGCGGTCTTTGTGTTTCAATCCTGAACAAAGACCAGAATCAGCAAGCAAGACTTCAGCTTCGGCTTCAAACTCGGAAAGCCGAAGAATGCCTGCAATTCAAAGTGATTCTTCATTTACAAGGAGAAACAGATTGCAGGTTTTTCAGGACATCACTCTTCAGCCAGAAACCCCATGA